One genomic region from Macrobrachium rosenbergii isolate ZJJX-2024 chromosome 1, ASM4041242v1, whole genome shotgun sequence encodes:
- the LOC136839516 gene encoding putative mediator of RNA polymerase II transcription subunit 24, whose protein sequence is MNNTLDEVISRLQQTRSEDQTPYNLRPVPERLSRQIDPSNTRSRRSRSQGPPLSLPSAPNPSVVTTNPITSIVPRNNNMAQAAVITQATRFCGTVDPSNVDKSRLEEYGVNRWIADTESRISAAGITDERKKIDEALLYVSMEHGDAHTVLHSVLFRNITLFNEFKKQCLQFWQPEAQKDPWYNIGTFHHQKYEGNHLVLATRVEEAKDRVTTDMKAVGIVVGRKDDFDDDETDLASISKVLRYMSLGPIYDALGKEGRVALKKYCDRKPNDGIVQTLMYIERKVKQNSSSSSADFTGTVASGNPRNNSNQSNRNQTGQARSRYQGNRNSFDRNGGNNNRRFNQSNRNNQGRPPNRGNNGNTTGTNGNNSGNNRTPGQRGASKGQNSGNNRPQSNRQTAAAVLLWEFDLFIRLRLWSSQTAKGTSLPTGKEEVIIPVFIVASDVNDDWFHALMDIVRDCLTAAAHTFGVAK, encoded by the exons atgaataacactttggacgaagttatctcccgactgcaacagacaagaagcgaagaccagactccatataacctaagacctgtacctgaacgactttctagacaaattgatcctagtaatactagatccagacgttctcgtagtcaaggtcccccacttagtttaccgagtgcgcctaacccttcagttgtaaccactaacccaataacttccattgtacctagaaataacaacatggcgcaagccgccgtaataacccaagccactagattttgtggaacggtagacccaagtaatgtagataaaagtagattagaagaatatggtgtaaatcgatggatagcagacacagaaagcagaatttcagctgctggtatcacagatgagagaaagaaaatagatgaagcactcttgtatgttagtatggaacatggtgatgcacatacagttctgcattcagtactttttaggaatattactctgtttaacgaattcaagaaacagtgcttacaattttggcaaccagaagcacagaaagatccatggtataacataggaactttccatcatcagaaatatgagggtaatcacttagttttagccactagagtagaagaagctaaagatagagtgacgacagatatgaaagctgtaggaattgttgttggaagaaaggatgactttgatgatgatgaaacagatttagctagtatatccaaggtactcagatatatgtcattaggaccaatctacgatgctttgggtaaggaaggaagagtagccttaaagaagtactgtgataggaagccaaatgatggaattgtacaaactttgatgtacatagaaaggaaagtaaaacagaattcatcaagtagtagtgcagattttacgggaaccgtagctagtggaaacccaagaaataatagcaatcagtccaatagaaaccaaacagggcaagctaggtctaggtatcagggaaatagaaattcgtttgatagaaatggtgggaacaacaataggagatttaatcaatcaaatagaaacaatcaaggtaggccgccaaacagaggtaacaatgggaataccactggaactaatggaaataacagtggaaataacaggactcctggacagaggggagctagtaaaggccaaaattcagggaataataggccacagtcaaatagacaaa ctgctgctgctgtcctcctttgggagtttGATTTATTCATCAGGCTACGCCTTTGGTCCAGTCagactgccaaggggacctctctgccaactggtaag